GAAAATTATCGGCAGTAATTACTGTTTACGGAGCTTGGTTAGATTTAGTTAAAAGAAAACTATCTGTGCCTCCTACTAAATTTCAAACAATATTCAATCAAGTTGAAAAAACAGAAAACTTTAAAGAAATTTTACTTAAAAGTTAATGAGTACTTCAAAAAAAATAAAATTAGTTGTTGCCATCATTGTTTTAGTTGTTAGTTATTGGTTAAATAAAAAGGAAACGCCTAGTAATTCAACTTCTGAAACACCTGTTGAAAACATAAAAGGATTTAATTATTTACCTAGTACTACAACAGGTGTCGTTATAAAACATAACGGATACCAATTATCTTACAACGAGCAGCACGAACAAGCTGAGTGGGTTGCTTACTCACTAAGTAAAAGTGATATTATTTACAACAACTTTAAACGACCATATTTTATTAACGACCCCAAAGTAAAAACAAAATCTGCTAATTGGAGAAGTTATAAAAAGTCTGGTTATGATAGAGGTCATTTATGCCCTGCTGGAGATAAGAAGTATTCTAAAGAAGCACATGATGAAACTTTTTACACCTCTAACATTACACCTCAAAAGCATAATTTTAATGCTGGTATTTGGAATAAATTAGAACAAAAAACTCGTTATTGGGCTAAGAAATATAATCAACTGTATATAGTTACTGGTGGAATTTTAAATCCTAATTTAAAAACAATAGGAAAAGACAAAGTAAGTGTACCTAATGAGTTTTATAAAATAATATTAGATTACACTAAGCCCGAAATAAAAGCTATCGCTTTTTTATTTCCTCATAA
This genomic stretch from Tenacibaculum sp. Bg11-29 harbors:
- a CDS encoding DNA/RNA non-specific endonuclease — translated: MSTSKKIKLVVAIIVLVVSYWLNKKETPSNSTSETPVENIKGFNYLPSTTTGVVIKHNGYQLSYNEQHEQAEWVAYSLSKSDIIYNNFKRPYFINDPKVKTKSANWRSYKKSGYDRGHLCPAGDKKYSKEAHDETFYTSNITPQKHNFNAGIWNKLEQKTRYWAKKYNQLYIVTGGILNPNLKTIGKDKVSVPNEFYKIILDYTKPEIKAIAFLFPHKESKKPLYDFVVSIDELEQKTGIDFFPNLPNAIETKLEASSSYKNWNFR